DNA sequence from the ANME-2 cluster archaeon genome:
TAAATAATCCAATACGTCAACAACCATACTGTTGAAACACATAGTTTAAATAAAATCAGATGCAACATTTTTTTAACAAAATCAACGGGGGTTTGAATTTTGATAGTAGAGCAATTGTTAAAATCAATTACTGAAGAGATTGCTGATATGATCTCGACAAGACCGTTATTGGAGAACATATAACCATTGAAGGCAAGACCAGTATACCTGTTACCAAGGTCTGTTTTGGATTCGGAAGTGGTGGGGGCGAAGGTAAAATGAAAGAAGGTGAAGGAGGAACCGGCGGTGGAGGGGGAGGGGGTGCTTCAATCCAACCTATCGCGTTCCTTGTGGTGACT
Encoded proteins:
- a CDS encoding sporulation protein: MGEHITIEGKTSIPVTKVCFGFGSGGGEGKMKEGEGGTGGGGGGGASIQPIAFLVVTPEDVQLLTIKGKGAISQLTEVLPEIMEKCNCMSEGEKKKESSGTSETGGS